In Pseudoxanthomonas sp. SE1, the genomic stretch CCGGCGGCGAAGCGCAGCGCGTCGCGATCGGCCGTGCCCTGCTCTCGCAACCGTCGCTGCTGTTGTTCGACGAGCCGCTGTCCGCGCTGGACCAGGCGCGACGAGAGGAACTGATCCCCTACCTGCAGCGCGTGCGCGACGAGATCCGCCTGCCCATCGTCTATGTCAGCCACCACCCGGACGAAGTGCGGCGCGTCGCCGACGCCATACACGTTCTCGACTGAGCCACGCGTATCCTGCCGCCATCCCAAGGGAGCGGCGTCATGACCAGACAGAAGCACTGGAAGGACCTGCCGGTGGACCAGGTGCGGCGCTACCTGGAACCCGGTCCCGTCGTGCTGCTCAGCACGGCGCACAAGAGCGAACGCGCCATCATGACGCTGGGCTGGCACATGATGCTGGGCTACGACCTGGTGGGCACCTACATCTGGGATGCCAACCGCAGCCACGCGCTGGCACGCGCCAGCCGCGAGTGCGTGATCAACCTGCCGACCGAAGACCTGCTGGACACCGTCGTGCGCATCGGCAACTGCAGCAGCGCCGAGCAGGACAAGTTCGACCGCTTCGGCCTGACCGCCCTGCCCTCGCGCAAGGTGGATGCGCCACGGATCGCCGAATGCCACGCGCAGTTCGAATGCCGACTGCACGAGACCCGGATCACCGCCGACTATCCGCTGTTCGTGTGGCGCGTGGTGCATGCGCGTGTCGCCCCCTCGCCGCGCGTCCCCCGCACCGTGCACTACCGTGGCGAAGGCCGTTTCATGGTGTCCGGCCGCGAGGTGTCTCGGCGACGCCGGTTCCGTCCGGACATGCTGGAGCAATGAAGCCATAGCCGATCAACGCGGGGCTCGTTACGCTGGCACCATGACACAGCACCTCACTACGCTCGACGAAGCCGTCGACCTGATCCTGTCCCGGACGCCGGGCCCGCTGCGCATGGGGGCCCCCCTGGGGATCGGCAAGCCGCACCGCCTGTTGAATGCCCTGTACGCGCGCATCGCACGTGACCCGGCACGTCCGTGGTCGCTGTACACCGCGCTGTCACTGGACCCGCCCGCTGGCGGCAAGGGCCTGGAGGGCCGGTTCGTGGGGCCGTTCGCCGCGCGTCATTTCGGCGGGGACTTCCCGCGCCTGGACTACGTGCAGGCGATGAAGCGCGATGCGCTGCCGCCGAACATCGAGGTGGAAGAGTTCTACATGCAGGGCGGCGCGCTGCTGCGTTCGAGCACCGCGCAACGCCATTACGCCAGCCTCAACTACACGCACGTCGCACGCGCCCTAGCCGACCGCGCGCTCAACGTGATCGTGCAGAAGGTCGCGCGCGAACCCGACGGCACGCGACTGTCGATGTCGTGCAACAACGACCTGACCCAGGACACCGTGGATGCCGTCATGGCGCGCGGTCTGCCGCGCCCGCTGCTGGTGGCCGAAGTGGATCCGCTGTTGCCCTGGATCGGCGGAACGGCGGCGGTGGACGAAGACTACTTCGACATCGTGGTCACTCCACCGGGGCCCTATCCGATGCTGTTCGGCCTGCCGCGCCAGCCGGTGTCGGATGCGGACTACGCCATCGGCCTGTATGCCAGCACGCTGGTGCGCGACGGCGGCACGCTGCAGATCGGCATCGGCGCGCTGGCCGACGCACTGAGCCATGCCCTGGTGCTGCGCCACACCGACAACGCCACGTACCGGCGTGTGCTGGCGGCCCTGGATCCGGAACTGGAACGGCACCCCGCCGTCCTCGCCAGCGGAGGACTCGAGCCTTTCGCCATCGGCCTGTACGGCTGCAGCGAGATGGTCAACGAAGGCTTCAAGCGGCTGGTGGAAACCGGCGTGATCCGGCGCAAGGTGGTGGATGACGAGGCGCTGATGCGGCGCATCGCTGACGGCACCGCCAACCTCGGCGACCACGCGCGGCTGGAACGCGATGGCGAATATCTGCACGGCGCGTTCTACCTCGGCTCGCCCGCGTTCTACGACTGGTTGCGCGAACTGTCGGACGACCAGCGCCGCGCTATCGGCATGCGCCGGATTAGCATGATCAACGAACTGCAGCGGGACCATGAGGCGTTGGCGCGGCTCCAGCGGCGGGACGCGCGCTTCTTCAACTCCTGCATGATGGCCACGGTATTGGGCGCGGCCGTCTCCGACGGTCTCGACGACGGGCGCGTGGTGTCCGGCGTAGGCGGGCAGTACAACTTCGTCGACATGTCGAATGCGCTGGACGGCGCACGCAGCGTGCTGATGTTTCGCGCCGTGCGCGACGATGCAGGCAAGGCCGCCTCCAACGTGCGCTGGAACTACGGCCACACCACCATCCCCCGCCACCTGCGCGACCTGTACGTCAACGAGTACGGCATCGCCGACCTGCGCGGCAAGAACGATGAGGACTGCATCATCGCCATGGGCGGCATCACCGACACGCGTTTCCAGCAGCCACTGATGGAACAGGCGCAGCGCGCGGGCAAGCTGCGCACCGGCTTCCACCCGCCTGCGCACTGGATCGACAACACGCCGGTGCACCTGTCGGCGCGCCTGCGCGCATTCCGCCACGACGGCACGCTGCCGGACTATCCGCTGGGCAGCGACTTCACCGGGGTGGAGCAGCGGATCGTCAAGGCGCTGGGATGGCTGAAGACGAATACCGCCACGCCATGGAAGAAGATCGGCACCGTGCTGCGTGCGCTGGGCGTGCAGCCGGACGATGCCGAGGCGATGGTGCGCATGGATCTCGCCGCGCCGGGCAACCTGGGCGAACGCCTGGAAGCGAAGCTGCTGGCG encodes the following:
- a CDS encoding flavin reductase family protein, translating into MTRQKHWKDLPVDQVRRYLEPGPVVLLSTAHKSERAIMTLGWHMMLGYDLVGTYIWDANRSHALARASRECVINLPTEDLLDTVVRIGNCSSAEQDKFDRFGLTALPSRKVDAPRIAECHAQFECRLHETRITADYPLFVWRVVHARVAPSPRVPRTVHYRGEGRFMVSGREVSRRRRFRPDMLEQ
- a CDS encoding acetyl-CoA hydrolase/transferase C-terminal domain-containing protein — protein: MTQHLTTLDEAVDLILSRTPGPLRMGAPLGIGKPHRLLNALYARIARDPARPWSLYTALSLDPPAGGKGLEGRFVGPFAARHFGGDFPRLDYVQAMKRDALPPNIEVEEFYMQGGALLRSSTAQRHYASLNYTHVARALADRALNVIVQKVAREPDGTRLSMSCNNDLTQDTVDAVMARGLPRPLLVAEVDPLLPWIGGTAAVDEDYFDIVVTPPGPYPMLFGLPRQPVSDADYAIGLYASTLVRDGGTLQIGIGALADALSHALVLRHTDNATYRRVLAALDPELERHPAVLASGGLEPFAIGLYGCSEMVNEGFKRLVETGVIRRKVVDDEALMRRIADGTANLGDHARLERDGEYLHGAFYLGSPAFYDWLRELSDDQRRAIGMRRISMINELQRDHEALARLQRRDARFFNSCMMATVLGAAVSDGLDDGRVVSGVGGQYNFVDMSNALDGARSVLMFRAVRDDAGKAASNVRWNYGHTTIPRHLRDLYVNEYGIADLRGKNDEDCIIAMGGITDTRFQQPLMEQAQRAGKLRTGFHPPAHWIDNTPVHLSARLRAFRHDGTLPDYPLGSDFTGVEQRIVKALGWLKTNTATPWKKIGTVLRALGVQPDDAEAMVRMDLAAPGNLGERLEAKLLALGLRETG